tgaccgtggagatccacttttgcgacgcgactgaatcGTGATGTTGtgccgcttcccgtcatttctgcattcaaatcagttcaaaagcagcgctgccttcccggaatgctgtgctgaagcgtttaagtcgcttgacgtcacccataggaataaaatgAATCGCGGTGGtgtgacagaagtgttgcacggacgactggatctgcacctgagagcagtgtttatgggcgtgcatttgctctttcgCCTCAGTCACGctcgcgcgcgcgcacccttccgggagaagagcctgtatggcccatacaaggaccttcagctctgttcacgtcaagttgagccatactcgaaaaaaactctccgaaacttgtgagaaaccggaaggagtatttttaacacagaaatactccatcaaacgtccaacatcagtttttgaaactttgtctatgtttaggataggaatccaagtctttaacagtgtaaaaagcttaatatgcatgaaacagcatttcaccccctctTTAAGTATTGAGCCGTTTTATAAAGCCTCCATCAAAGCAGCGAGCAAAGATGAGCATAACCAATGTTCATTGCATATACAAATTGATATATAAACCTTTTTTAGTTTTCTTCTTCTCACTATTGTATTCTCTTCCCATTCATTGTTCATGGTGAGGACTTTCCATGAACGTCTATTGTTTTAAACTGCGCTAGTGTTTGTTTTCCCCTTTTCCCatcttaacaaaaaaaaagtggacAAAATTCGTGGACTGATTTCACATTCTAGCAGATTCCAAGATCTACTCTTCTTGTGGAGAGACAGCTCCCCATGATGTAGGCAAAACCTGACCCacctgcacaaacacacacacacatatacacctacacacacacacacagacagactatCCTAAACACAACTTAACTGTGCATTACAACAAAGGGCTTTTTTGCATGACACTGAATCTAATGCTGTACATAACTTTTCTCAATGTTCATCCATGCAAAAGTAAACCACTCCCTTTTGTCCTAATAGAATATAATCCTTTTCACCCATGGGTCGCTTTGTCCCCCCTCCTTGCTAAATCGGGTGATGATTTTATCCACCATGCTGTGATGTTTCGTCTGGCTCTGCGAGGTGGGGGAGGACGAGTTATATTTATGATAATGATAGTTTGTCAGTTCTAAATCAGGACACTAAAATTGATTTAAGCAAAGCCTTAAATGTTCACAGGCTTTTAAGCTCTTTTGCTCCACAAAATTCATCCTTACTCAGTTTCCACAAAGGTGTACGCAACACCAACTCCCAGTGATCTGAAACCGTTCATCATTCCATACATAGAAATGTCTCTCCAATCCATTATTTACTGTTTTCAGCTTCCTTGCATCAAAATGACATGAGAATGTTGTGGATATTCTGCCTGCTCAGTTGTGACTAATAGGCCTCTTTAAATCTAAAAAAAGTTTTGGTTTTCTGGAACATGTTCAGAGTTTAGAGATGCATCACCAATGCCTTTAGAATCAGGCCTGGACAACTTAGTTCCATACTTTTCAGTCCATTATAGTGTCTAAAACCTAAGCTGAGCACTATTTACTTCAGAGCAAACTCAGCCAGCATTGGCATTATTGTATTCTAAACAGGAAAATGGATAGATATGCATCCTCtggagagaaaaaagaaagaaagaaaaaagtcaaATCCATCCTATCAGCTCCCTTACCTGGGCCTTCACACACCTGCTTTTTTGTCATGTGACCCTATGACCTGATTCTCTCCACTATTTATTTCTCTTGTCTTTTGCTCTCTGTTCTCTCCTCTCCTAACAGATTTCCCTCCCTCTCGCTCTCTCCATCCAAGGCTTTATCCTTTCAGCCCTGATCTCACTTCATCCCCTCCAATcctcatctagccatcacaaagCATTGCAGCGTTTACacagcaagagagagagagataaagagagagagagagaaagagagagagagagagggatcaGAAGGTGCGTAAAGCAGAAAACCTGAATGAACATTGTCCCGAGAAAAGGCAAGTGGATAGAGAATTGGACAGGAATAAGAAACACAAACAGAGCGGAGAAACATCCAAGAGGAACAGGTAAGTGATGGGAGTTGTCACTTATTCACTTCTATATTTTGGTTTGTTTGCTGCTGCTCTAGTTTTAATTTATGAATATGCAAAGTTAAGATTATGATGATGAATTACACTTTACCTCAATGAGTTGTATGCTTTAAATCCACACAAATACAGGCTTTCTATCATgcgtttctttttcttttttgggcaggataagtgtttttgttgttgttgttttttgttttttagtatCAGAAGCTAATCAATAAAAAGTATATtggtttaaaaataataataaataatctatCTACATTACAAAGAATGTTTAGGCCCAATGCACTAGAAGTTAATCATAGTATACTGAATGTAAATGATCCGCTAGAAATATAAATcatatgtactgtataaatagtTAAAGGACTTTAACCATAAAAAGTTAGGATATTACTGAATAATATTATGGAAGACTGTTATTTCAACAAAGTAAGCATAAAATTCAAATGATGGCTAGGCCACACTTTCACACCCATTTCtagctttctctctctctctgggtttctatccatctatcccCCTCCCCATCTCCGCTGCAGCTCTTATCCAGATGCAAAGAGCAGTCAATAATCGGATGAGAGCAGATTTGATTCAAAAGGCCTCCCTTAAAATCTCAGCAGTGTGGATTTAAACTCACTCTCTCctgcctgtctctctctctcattatcTCTTTCTGGTTATGGCGTTTGCTGCTCACAGTCTTGTTGGTAATAACATCACCTAGCCATTTAATTCACACTGatgtcaaaaacaaaaattcCAGTTATGACATTTACCTTGAGTTCCAGAACAGGAACTCTTTACTGATGTCCTTTACAGGACAGCTCCCTCCCACCGGCCCACCTCTCTCCCATCCACACCCTTTGTTTTCTCGCTTTCTCCTCTCAAACAAATTTTAGGCAAAAGTCATTTGGTCATGAGAGCTCGGGAGATACACAAAGACTCAAAAAAAGAATTCAACACAAGGAAATAGTTTACATTAATCTTCCTTTGTAAGGTAAGACAAGATATTCAAACTATATTCAGAGGTATgctttatgatttgcaaaaaaagttttttttatatgccTTACAGCACACTAATTATAAAAGCAAACTGGGGTTAACCatccaaaataataatatatgacaATACTGAGAGAGTTTAACCTCATCAATAATCTATAACATGAATCTCAGATTTTCAGCTAAAAATATCTATTGTTGCTTTTAATTGTTTGTGAGGGatcaatattacaaaatattatcattgtTACACTGTTAAGGTGGAACAATGGAGCATTTGgacccaaaaatgaatgtgGTGTGGATAAACTGTATATAATGTTTTAACTAAAATAAAGCAGaaataaataactttaataAAGCAGTTTCTTGTACGTCAGTATGCTTGACTCTGACTCATTATACACTTGCATGTTTGTGGTAATGGTACAAGTGAAATTTTGCATGCATCCTTATTTGTGAGGATTTGCAAACCAGGTCGAAGGGAGTTTGAATTGCAAATAGCTATTGAAGGAGAAGCTGAATATATATCACAGAGaaagcaacaacaacaatcACTTCTCACAAGCAGTAAAACAAATTGTGCTGTCATGATTACTGTaacaattaaatgtatattCACATTTAGGAGATTTGCCCAGCGTTCTCTTGGATCTACCGACCTCACTTCCTGTCTGTATCTTTGGGTGACCGTGCCTGACAACCGTTGCCATGGGTGAAATGGAACAACTGCGAAAGGAGGCAGAGAGCCTGAAGGATGAAATCACTGTTAGTGTCAATAGTTTTGATACTTCACAAACATTTACGTAACTTTACAGAATATCACAGGCTCATTCTCAGTTATAGATCAGCTGTAATATCTGTATGTTTTACGCTCTATAGGCGGCCCGTAAAGCAGTGCAGGACCTCACGCTGCAGGATCATGTGGCAGGGACAGCTGTTGTGGGACGCGTCCAGCTAAAGACCAGGAAGACATTGAGAGGACATCTGGCAAAAATCTATGCCATGCACTGGGGGACAGACTCAAAGTAAACACAATAAGGCTTCCATCTAGATTATATGCAAATAAAAGCAACACATGCTGTACCACATGTACTAGTCTACAAGCACATCCATATGCACACATTTACATGATACTGATGTTATTTTAATAGACTCGCGCTTTATTTAGGCAAAGTGAAATAATGATAAAttatatgcataattacaaataaataacccTAATCCAAACCCTAACTCTAAGTATAAGTACTGTAGTTAATTtgtattactcagtacttaaatatataattacactgaaacaatgacaccttaaaataaagtgtaagcCATATTTTTAGTAAATTCTCTTGAGATAAACACTGAATTAatgcttttttatatatatatatatatatatttgttctcataaatgtacatttatgcattttgttCTGGTCATAAGTATGAACAAGTATGCTTATAGTAAAATATAATAAGTCGTAAGTGTTCCCTTTTATAATCAAAACTGTAATCTTAatgataatacattttataaatgacATTCTTTACTAGCTGTGGTGTtcgatatttaaaattaaatctaATAATTAGATGAAAAACTCAAACTTAAATAATTAGGTAACTAACAAAATGAAATAAGCTAAAGTTGAAGcactaaaattataaataaataagtaatgcTAAATAGTAATGACAAAGTACATACAATTACTAaaaactgaacacacacacacacacacacacacacacacacatatatatatatatatatatatatatatatatatatatatatatatatatatatatatatatatattactaaaataacactgttgtGGTCCTCTAACATATTTTCTAACCTgatgtgtgtttttgtctcTCTCAGACTGTGTGTCAGTGCGTCTCAGGACGGGAAACTGATTGTATGGGACAGCTACTCCACCAATAAGGTACTGAAAAGCTTTTCAGTGTTAAACTTTCCTCAGTCTGATACTAGACCTTAACTACAAAACAAGCTAAAAATCATTGAGTGTCTCATTACTAATTGTTACAGATGTAATAAATTACAAAATCTGTTGCTTTAACTTGGAGCTGCTGTCACGTACATTTGCATGCAAATCCTTTCTGGCAAAGGTTATTAAGAAAATCAGTATCTGCCAGTGGTCACATTTGTGTGCATGAGGGAGGAGACGCACTTAAAATGACATGAAGCACGAAAGCAGGGCTGAGATGCCTTCAGCTGTTTTGGAAAACATGGAAGCTGCTTTATGccacatatttataataaaccaaGGTCATTCTGATTTCATTTAGTTCTATTGCAACTTTATGTCTCACAATTGAGTCTATTTGTCATAACTTATATCTtttaattttgactttaaatCTCAGTTGATAAGGAAACATACATAATCATGCAATTACGAGTGATAACAATCATCGCAATGAGGAGAAATAAAGTCTTGTATGAGAGAAAGTTGCCATTGTGAAATATTAGACCTAGTTTGTGAAGCATGTTTGTGTAAATTGTTCACAAAAccattctgaaaaaaaaagaaaaaaaaatcagattcaTGAAAGTGTTCGTATTTTCAAATGTCAGCTGGTACGGAAAACATTTTCACACCGTCTTGTGTCTTTTAGACTAATTGATAACACTATTACCATAATATATAACAAAATTAAATAGGGATTGTCCCTCCAAAAAggtaaattatgcaaatatttacttacatcatatttacatatttacatcATTCCAAACCTTTACGACTTGtactgtggaacataaaagaagatagTTTGTAGACTGTTGGTAACCAAAGTATCGTTTTCCATTGACTTTCAtgatatgaacaaaaaaatacaatggaagtcaatgcaaataatgacaaaaaaaaatgaactagCTCATTAACCAATTAGTTTGTTTGTAATTTTAACACCACGTTAACAATGGGGCTTAACCAATGAGTTAAATgtgaaaatacatttaattatgaTTGAAAGTTAGTCTTTAATGGATGAGGCCCAATGTACATATTACCATTTGCCAATGAGCCATAATCTTTGAAATATTAACAAACTATTTTCTCTGACTGTGGTCTAGGTGCATGCAATCCCCCTGAAGTCCTCATGGGTGATGACATGTGCGTACGCACCTTCAGGAAACATGGTGGCATGTGGAGGACTGGACAACATGTGCTCCATCTATAACCTGAAGGGCAAAGATGGTAACGTGAAGGTCATGCGTGAGCTCGCAGCACACACAGGTGAGAAAATACTTCTCATGCAGATCGATATAAGAACCAGTTTACAATGCACATTCAGCCAGCTGAGACTATTAATATTGTTCGAATCTCTGTCTTGGGTTTTGTGTCGATCAGGTTACCTGTCCTGCTGCCGCTTCCTGAGTGACACTGAGATCATCACCAGCTCTGGAGACTGTACCTGGTACATTCACTTCTATATACTTCTAAGAGCTATACACTAAAAGAGCAAATTTTGTATTCAGACCAGCACATTTTACTTTCTTAAATAACATTACCTCTGACATTTTCCCAGTCTTCTTTGGGACATTGAGACAGGAACGGAGAAGACCGTCTTCGCTGGCCATCTGGGAGACTGTATGTCTCTGGGTGTGGCCCCTGACTTCAACACTTTCATCTCAGGAGCTTGTGACTACACAGCCAAACTGTGGGACATCCGTGACGGCCAGTGCAGACAGACCTTTGGAGGCCATGAGAGTGATATCAATGCCATTGGGGTAAGAACTCCAAGGCTCCACATTGTTGACAACAAATGCAAAGGCCCCAGTTCATCATTTACTGGATAAGTCAAATTTCTACTGCTAAAATATATAGAGTTCGGAATCTagaaaaatgtatacaaataataaaaatgataatttagtattatttatataatattatagtatttattaaaattttatattagattttatttttaagaatctattcaattttttgtaattttgttatgtacagtagtacatagactgtaaaaaaatatggacgtagtgtccgtgacgtcacccataggattccgataagcctttctgaagcttaaagtaggggcgagctggccgttgccatcttgcgagcgagtcatcgctTGTCACTCTcgcataacagaaaatgggcaaaaaggcgggatgtgcgcggagctgaggcgACGCAATGACtgtagacggcagataaatggctatccacttgtaaccacgcccataattatgcagaactttaaggctttatataacgtaaacgaatgagttataaaaaaattcacccccctcacagttgtcatgaagatcaaaattagccttataagccaaaaccacaatttgtaccaggctgtaaacatgtttttttctgctttaaagttgagaattttaacatggggctcaatgagattctgctcccttctggagcctgtctctagtggccagtcgaggaattgcagtttacattacttccgtattggcttcaagagagatcgcgggaggttgccgcttggtgtagtatgaatgtaatctggacaTACTATATTCGCTATGTCACCCTTAACATTTTTCTGGCTCATCACCAgatcaagctcaatttaaaattcaacattggtctggggaatctgtagcctgacaagccagacccacatcaagatgtttggtctggaaactcaccattgacagggctcaatccgaggggcgggataaacggttgtctttcaaactccctctgtcctcgatagga
This DNA window, taken from Pseudorasbora parva isolate DD20220531a chromosome 7, ASM2467924v1, whole genome shotgun sequence, encodes the following:
- the gnb3a gene encoding guanine nucleotide-binding protein G(I)/G(S)/G(T) subunit beta-3a codes for the protein MGEMEQLRKEAESLKDEITAARKAVQDLTLQDHVAGTAVVGRVQLKTRKTLRGHLAKIYAMHWGTDSKLCVSASQDGKLIVWDSYSTNKVHAIPLKSSWVMTCAYAPSGNMVACGGLDNMCSIYNLKGKDGNVKVMRELAAHTGYLSCCRFLSDTEIITSSGDCTCLLWDIETGTEKTVFAGHLGDCMSLGVAPDFNTFISGACDYTAKLWDIRDGQCRQTFGGHESDINAIGFFPNGNAVITGSDDASCKLYDLRSDQELITYQDPSIMCGVTSLAPSLSGRLILAGYDDFNCNIWDSLKAERVGVLSGHDNRVSCIGVTPDGMACCTGSWDSFLKIWN